The DNA region GAGCGCGACAACATCCCGGTCGTCTCGTGGCTCCTGCTGCGGGGGCGGTGCCGCACCTGCGCCGCGCCCATCTCGGCCCGCTACCCGGCGGTCGAGCTGGCCACCGCGGTGCTCTTCGCCGTCGCCGCTCTGCGCATCGGCGCCGACTGGGTGCTCCCGGCGTACCTGCTCTTCTTCGCCGCCTTGTTGGCGGTGTCGCTCATCGACCTCGAGCACTACCTGGTGCCCAACCGCATCGTCTTCCCCACCCTCGCCGTCGCCGTGCCCCTCCTCGTCGTCGTGGCCGTCGTCCAGGGCGAGTGGGACCGCCTGGGCACCGCCCTGATCGGCAGCCTCGCCGCCAGCGCCGTGCTGCTGGTGATCAACCTCATCTACCCGCGCGGCATGGGCATGGGCGACGTGAAGCTGGCCCTCCTGCTGGGGCTGTTCCTCGGCTGGATCGACCTGGCGCACGTGGCCCTGGGCGTCTTCCTCGGCTTCCTGCTCGGCGCGGTGGGCGGGGTGACGCTCATCGCCCTCAAGGTCAAGAGCCGCAAGGACCACGTGCCGTTCGCGCCGTTCCTGGCCGGTGGTACCTTCCTGGCCATCCTCATCGGCGACGT from Acidimicrobiales bacterium includes:
- a CDS encoding A24 family peptidase codes for the protein ERDNIPVVSWLLLRGRCRTCAAPISARYPAVELATAVLFAVAALRIGADWVLPAYLLFFAALLAVSLIDLEHYLVPNRIVFPTLAVAVPLLVVVAVVQGEWDRLGTALIGSLAASAVLLVINLIYPRGMGMGDVKLALLLGLFLGWIDLAHVALGVFLGFLLGAVGGVTLIALKVKSRKDHVPFAPFLAGGTFLAILIGDVFLDWYLGLGA